A single region of the Sorghum bicolor cultivar BTx623 chromosome 9, Sorghum_bicolor_NCBIv3, whole genome shotgun sequence genome encodes:
- the LOC8080082 gene encoding calreticulin-3, giving the protein MPMGRLRDGRAFLHRALVLSSLLLLASGEIFFEERFDDGWDSRWVKSDWKKSQGQTGTFRHTAGTYSGDPDDKGIQTTGDAKHFAISAKFPEFSNKDRTLVIQYSLKIEQDIECGGAYIKLMSGYLNQKKFGGDTPYSFMFGPDICGDQKKKLHLILSYQGQNYPIKKDLKCEADKLTHFYTFILRPDATYSILIDNREREFGSMYTDWDILPPRKIKDVNAKKPKDWDDREYIEDPDQVKPEGYDSIPKQIPNPKDKKPESWDDDEDGTWKPRMIPNPEYKGPWKRKKIKNPNYKGKWKTPWIDNPEFEDDPDLYVLKPLQYVGIEVWQVKAGSVFDNILICDDPDYARHVVDETFAANKEAEKEAFEGAERKRKAREEEEARRAREEGERRRRERDRDRGRDRYRDRYKRHRHYDYHDEL; this is encoded by the exons ATGCCGATGGGCCGCCTCCGCGACGGGCGAGCCTTCCTCCACCGCGCGCTGGTCCTCTCGTCGCTGCTGCTCCTCGCCTCGGGCGAAATCTTCTTCGAGGAGCGGTTCGATG ATGGTTGGGATAGCCGTTGGGTGAAATCTGATTGGAAGAAGAGCCAAGGACAAACCGGAACCTTCAGACACACAGCAGGAACCTATTCTGGAGATCCTGACGATAAAG GTATACAAACAACTGGGGATGCCAAACATTTTGCTATATCGGCAAAATTCCCAGAATTTAGTAACAAGGACCGGACATTGGTGATCCAGTACTCTCTAAAGATTGAGCAAGACATTGAATGTGGTGGTGCTTACATCAAACTTATGTCTGGTTATCTCAACCAGAAGAAGTTTGGCGGCGACACTCCTTACAG CTTCATGTTTGGGCCTGATATATGTGGGGATCAGAAAAAGAAGCTTCATCTCATACTTTCATACCAAGGGCAAAACTACCCTATCAAGAAAGATCTAAAATGCGAAGCAGACAAGTTGACACATTTTTACACATTTATTCTAAGACCTGATGCCACTTATAGCATCCTTATTGATAACCGGGAGAGAGAATTTGGAAGCATGTACACTGACTGGGATATCCTTCCTCCTCGTAAGATCAAAGATGTTAATGCGAAAAAG CCAAAAGACTGGGATGACAGGGAATATATTGAAGATCCTGATCAAGTTAAGCCAGAG GGATATGATTCAATTCCTAAACAGATACCTAATCCAAAGGACAAAAAG CCTGAGTCATGGGATGATGACGAAGACGGTACATGGAAGCCCAGAATGATACCTAATCCAGAATACAAGGGACCATGGAAGCGGAAG AAAATTAAGAATCCTAACTACAAAGGAAAATGGAAGACCCCGTGGATTGACAATCCAG AGTTTGAGGATGACCCAGACCTATATGTTTTGAAACCTTTGCAGTATGTGGGGATTGAAGTCTGGCAG GTCAAAGCTGGTTCGGTTTTTGACAACATTTTGATTTGCGATGATCCAGACTATGCAAGACATGTTGTAGATGAAACTTTTGCTGCAAATAAGGAG GCTGAAAAAGAGGCCTTTGAAGGAGCTGAAAGGAAGAGGAAGGCTAGAGAAGAAGAG GAAGCACGGCGAGCACGGGAGGAAGGGGAGAGACGAAGGCGGGAGAGGGATAGGGACCGTGGCAGGGACCGTTACAGGGATAGATATAAG CGCCATAGACACTACGACTACCAT GACGAGCTATAG